In the genome of Luteitalea pratensis, the window GCTCCGCTCTCCTTGTACTCTTCGTACAGCGCCTCGACATCATCGACACCGAGCCACACCCACGTTCCGGGATGTCCCTGGTCACCTTCGGACAGGTAGATGTTCGCCCCATCGCGCGTGACGCACGTGAATTCGTCGCCACCCCACTCGGCATTACTGAAGCCCAGAACGCCAACATAGTACCGGAGGCTGCGGTTCATGTCGGCGACGCTCAGTATCGGATTGGCGTGCTCGAATTTCGTCCGGACGGTCTCTCGACGCGGCATGAAGTCCTCACTTGACGTCGGGCTCGATACTCGATCTGTCCGCTTGCACGGACGCACGCAATCGGCCCGGGTTTA includes:
- a CDS encoding glyoxalase superfamily protein, whose amino-acid sequence is MPRRETVRTKFEHANPILSVADMNRSLRYYVGVLGFSNAEWGGDEFTCVTRDGANIYLSEGDQGHPGTWVWLGVDDVEALYEEYKESGARILHPPENFPWACEMKVADPDGHVLRFGSDPEDVT